Below is a window of Ovis aries strain OAR_USU_Benz2616 breed Rambouillet chromosome 20, ARS-UI_Ramb_v3.0, whole genome shotgun sequence DNA.
GGTTTGTCCAGACATGCTTCTAAGGAGCCTACTGTCAGCTCTTCCCACCTAGGACCGACCTCTGGAGCCCTAGTGATCAGTGGGCACCAAGAGACTGTAGTTAGGGGTCCCATTCCCATTTCTCTTCCCCGCTTTTTGCACTGGGCACCCTCAGAGAACAAGGACTTGTGGGTTTAAAACTGGGGCAAGTTCTGAGTTTCATCCTTTGAGCCCTGGGGTAGGGGGGAGAGTTGGTGGGAGGGTGCCAGAACGACTACAGGAAGCCCTGAGGTtttcagaggagctgggcaggtagcgtgaatttttttttttttttcggctggcccccactgcatgtgggatcttagttccccaagaaGGGATCGAACTAAGGCCTCACatgggaagcacagagtcttcaccactggacagccagggacgTTCCAGAGCTTGTCATTTTTAAAGGTCATAAGAGCCAAAGGGGCACAAGGACAGTGGTTGTGCCAGTCCATGGGTGCCCTTCTCTTTGTGCTCTGTGTGAATGGCAACCACTTAGGGTTGTGCAGTGCCCAACCTGTCCAACCAGCCATATGCAATGGCCCTGCCTAGACTAGGGAAACGGCAGTGGGAACAGAGAGGAGAGGACAGATCCAGAACTCATTCTCTGagctgcacgtgtgtgtgtgtgtgtgtgtgtgtgtgtgtttggggggcaGATGAGGCCTTGGGGACACTGGCGTCACCTCTCCTCAGACACATTTCTCCTCTGGGCCCAGGAGTGGAAGCATGACTCACTTGGAGGAAACCATCCCAAAGACTTCCTTCCAGAGCAACAGCGTCCCTTCCAGGATGGGGGACACCTGGAAGGGGCAGTATGAGGCGCCGACACTGGACCCTTGGGATGGAGAGGTGCAGGGAAGCGGGCCCCGACCACAGGCCAGAAGGTGCTGGCCATCACCCGGCCCAGCCCCTTGTTTTACAGACAGGAACACTGCGGCCCAGATGGGGGTTATGGGAGGCCGTCCGGAAAGGGTAAGAGTTCTTGGAGGCAAACAGGTCAGAATTCGTGtcctactagctgtgtgatcgcAGGCAAATGATTTGGCCTCTCTGAGCGTCATCTTCCTCCTCAGTAAAATGCAGTGACAATCATTACTCTTAATGGGCTAGCTGTTTGTTACTTTGGTAGgacctcatttcttcttttattaaatttatctacgtatttggctgcactgagtcttagctgtggcacgcgggatctagttccctgaccagaactAGATGAAACCCGGGCCCCTGGCATTGAGAGCACGGAGTCTAGCCACTAGGCCCCCAAGGAAGTCCCGGGACCTCATTTCTGTATTCCAGGCTGGGTTCTGTCTTTCTCTGAAGGAGAAAAGGTACTCCTCCCCGGTTTAGGATCATTGATGGGAGTGGGGGCACAAAGCCCGCCTGAGGCCTGCGTGTGGTGGTGCTGGGGGCCACTGCTCGTTTGGTGACCCTTTAGGGCAGGGAGTGAAGGGGGATGGGGCTGCCCCTGCGCCCACTGAAtgcccctctgctgccccctgctggGCACCCACCGGGCTCTGTTCTGAGAGGACAGTTGCTTCTGGGCCCTTACCTTGCCCACGATGAGTGATGACCGTCGAATAAACCCCACCCTGGACACTCTGGACCACACAGCCCTTTCTTGCTGATACGCAAGAGTTTGGAGGCTGACTGGGGGCTGCAAGAGGCTGGGGTTTTCTGATGCTCCAATGCTCTCCTGCCAGACACCCCTATACTGTGATGGGGGCAACGTGgccctcaacccagggatagtaAGAAGCTGGCATTTTGTGGGGCAAGGTGAAGTGTGGGAGAGGTGAATGAGAGAGGCCCTGGCCAAAgatggatgggggaggggacCCAGAGCCCCCCCTTTTCtgataagctttaaaaataatagggGACCCTGTGGGATCCTCAGCTTCCTCGGAATGACTAGAAATGTGGCTTACAGCCCGAGGCGCTGGGTTCAAACTCCAGCTGTCACTTTTAGCTGGGCGGTCTTAACCCCATCACACCACAAAGGCAGGCTGAACCAGCcaaactaagcctgtgtgctctggacTTTGGGTCCCCACACCCCATGGGGCTGGGCACGCCCCTGGGATGCGGGCTGCTAGCAGATGCGTGCAGGTGCCCCTCGCGTCTCACCAATCACGTAGTCACCGAAGCCCACGGTGCTGAGGGTGATGAAGGAGAAGTAGAAGCCCTCCACGTAGGTCCAGCCTTCCATGTGGTTGAAGAGCAGCGGGGGCAGCAGCAGGAAAAGCAGGAGGCCCGACAGGAGGGCGCTGGAGCCCGCCAGCCACCGGGCCTTGGCCGGGTCCTGTGGGTGCACACGGTGCCCAGCCCCTGTGAGGCTAGTTCTGCCCGACATGTGCAGCCGTGGGATGGTGGAGTGGGGTCGGGCAGATAGCCTGGGGGGTACTGAGCTGCAGACAGGGCTAGCACTCCCCTGGGTAAGGAGGGAGGTGCCCTTGGGTCTTCTCCACCAGTGCGTGTTCTCCGGGCTTCTGAAAAGGGCTTGGCTGCCTCGTGCCTTTCCTGTCTCCCCACTGATGCCCCTTTGTTACTGAAGACCCCCCCTATTCTGGGCAGTGACCCCCCAATCCCACTACTCTCCCATCAGGAACCCTGATTTCCAGAAAGACCTTCTGCTTCCACCAGTGACCCACCCTCTGGGGCACCCCTGACTGCCATCCTTTTCTACCAGAGACTCTCCCTCCAGGTGGCAGTGGCGGCCCCCACGGCCCCCTCACCTTCCAGGCGCCCCCCAGCCTGTGAGCACAGCGGTGTACACCCTGCTGCAGGCAGTGCCCCAGGCGGTTGAGCACCATGAGGTTGAGCGGGATCCCCACGAGAGCAAAGAAGATGCAGAAGAGCCGGGCGGCCATCGTGCGGGGGCTCAGGTTCCCGTAGCCTGAGGGCAAAAAGGGGACACTTCAGGGAGCCTTTCCATCCTCAGGGGCCCTGGTTCTACCATTGCTACAGATGGGACGCGGCAGCTGGGATGCCCTTCCCGGGCACTGTGCAGGGACCGACACATCCTTCCCTCAGCCCGGCCTTAGCCTCCCTTCCCATGGAGGTCATGCCCCAGACCTGCAGACTGGAAGACCAAAGCTCTAGGAGGGACGGTGTTTGCACCATAAAACGTGAGAATCCCGTTTGTTCTCCATTCGCTTCTTCCCTCCCTGGGCGGGCAGAGGGACACGGGAGGGGGACacgggttagggttagggttagggacaGAAGGATGCTGAGCCCCAGGGCCCTCCTCCCACTCAGAGCTGGCCCAGACAGTTTTAGGGCTATACCaagtggagagaagggagagggacaGAGTCCACGTTGGGGATGGTAGAGCTGGGCAGAGAGGCTGCGAACCTCTGAATCAGgtgggcctggggcagggggtgtgggggtgtggggctCAGAGATGAGGGCATCCTGCACACCCGGGAGGCCTGGACCACAGCGACTACATCCGCAGCCCCTCCTGCTCTGGAGCTCAGGGAATGCTGGTGGAATGGGTATTTTGGAATTTATTAACAAGTCAGCATTCGTTGAGTGCCCACGGTATGCCAGGCTTATGCTAGACCCCCTGGGGTGTAAGGATGAATAAACACCATCCTGCCTCATCCTTCTGGGGCCCGTGGAATCAAGGGGCCTCCCAAGCATGCTTGTTTCATGGTGGAGGACTACACAAGTCCCCGGGTAGCCTGAGATCTGCTTCCAAGAAGTATTGTCTAATTTAAAGCCAGATAGAGAgtcgaaagtgaaagaggatagtgaaaaagttggcttaaagctcaacattcagaaaacgaagatcatggcatccggtcccatcacttcatggcaaatagatggggaaacagtggaaacagtgtcagactttatctttttgggctccaaaatcactgcagatagtgactgcagccatgaaatcaaaagacgcttactccttggaagaaaagttatgaccaacctagatagcatattcaaaagcagagacattactttgtcaacaaaggtccgtctagtcaaggctatggtttttcctatggtcatgtatggatgtgagagttggactgtgaagaaggctgagcgctgaagaattgatgcttttgaactgtggtgttggagaagactcttgagagtcccttggactgcaaggagatccaaccagtccatcctaaaggagatcagccctgggtgtactttggaaggaatgatgctaaagctgaaactacagtactttggccacctcatgcaaagagttgattcattggaaaagactctgatgctgggagggactgggggcaggaggaaaagggcacgacaaaggatgagatggctggatggcatcactgactctatggatgtgagtttgagtgaactccaggagttggtgatggacagggaggcctggcatgctgcgattcatggggtcgcaaagagttggacacgactgagcgactgaactgagagagtCCTCTGGGTGCATCTGCTTAGCTCCACTCTGGGGAGGAAAGGGCGGCAGGGGGTCGGGTGGGGCGAGGTGGTAGTGGCGGTGGCTGGGATCCTGGTtcctggggccagcatcctggcTGGAGGAGGTAGCAGTAGCCACCAGTGGGGTCAGCCTGCCACCTGGTGGTGAGTATGGTGTCATGCCAGCGCCGGGGCGGAGCGGTGGGCTGGTTAATGGGGCAGCCCCACTGAGTTATCTCCTGGGTGTAGAGTTGGAGGGGTCTAGGCCACTCTTCTCCAAACAACAGCCCCCAGACACCCTCCTAGGACAAGTTTCGCCTCTGCTCTCCTGAGGACGGGGCCAGAGAAATGGGAGTGAGAACTATTCGGGCGTCCCTGTGTGTTGGGGAGGAGAGGGGCTTGGGGAGGATGGTGATGGGGCTGAGGAGGTGCCTTAGTGAGCTGGGGGGAGGCCTCTGGCAGTGGCCACCTTGCCCAAGGCTGAGACAGAGGGTtctgtccctccttccttcctgcgtTCCCCTTATTCTCCCGCACCCCATCCTGCCGCCCTTCCAGGCTGTGTAGGTGGGTTTGACTGAGCAGACCAGAATGTCCAGAGGGGTTTTACCGCTACACAGGGGACCCTCTGCCTCCTGAAAGGTTGTGTAGCAGAAACCCCCAGGGCAGCACCTCACAAACCTTCCCGGAACCTGGGTGGAGGGCAGGAGCCGATTCAGCACATCTTCCATAAGACCAAGGTTCTGCTCCCAGGCGGTGTCCAGGCTGCTCAACCTGACTGTGCTTGAGGTCCTAGAAACGCCTCCGAAAGTAGCTGGTCCCCGGTCTCTCAGGCGAGGGCACCCTCCCCAGCACCCCTCCCTGACCCCATCCTTCTCTTAccgatggtggtgatggtggacaCGGAGAAGAAGAAGGAGCCCACGAACTCCCAGCGTCCCATGCTGGTGGTGTTGCCAAGGACGATGTCCCCATTTTTGTATGCCTCGATGATGCCCTAGGGGAGAGGCTGTAGTGACCACCAGGCTTTCTGGGGCAATGGGGCCCCTGCacccaaacacatacacacatacacacacacgaccGTCCTTGTAACCACTCTGATCCCAGCCTGTCCGAGGGAAGGAGTCTCTTCCTGTCCAACCAGGGCCTCCCCAGGGTAGGGAGCATGGGGCCAGCTCCTTCCCCTGTCCACCCTGGAGCCCAGATCAGCCCCCGGTATTGCCCTGGCTGGGAGAACTCCATTTGTTTTCACTCCTGTTCACTCTCATTTTTGCAACAAGCCCTGGTCAGGACCTGTATGTGAGGCATCAGGGGAGCtgaagatgaaagagacatgACCTCAGTTTTCAGTGGGACAAAGCCAAACTtaactttgtttcttttaatttttgaattatctatctatatttttggccatgtcaatcaacatgtgggatcttagctccctgattaGGAATTGTGCCCTTGAATTGGAAATGCAGTcataaccactggattgccagtgAAGCCCCCAAACTCAACTAACTTTGATACAGTGTTGTCCATGAAGCTTTAGGCGCCCAGACAGTGCAGCTACCCGATTCTGGGCAAGACAgccaacttctctgtgcctcagtctctttCTCTGTAAAACGGGAATAATAATAGCACCCACTTCCTAGAGTTGTTGAGGTTTTAGAAGAGTACCTGAAACACGGTTAAGGTTAGCAACtgctatcattatcattattatgaatATAAATGCTGTAGAAATACAGGATAGGAAGGGTGTGCATTCTGATGGGGGTAGGGGCAGAAGACTTCATGGGGAGggtgactgtttttctttaacGTACCAAAGCacaaaatacagttttattaagaATTATGTGTGTTTTCCCCCATGATTCTCGATTTTCTGAAATGTGCTTATTTTGCCTCCATACATCCTTTAAAGAATGTGTGTCATCAACTCCAGCATTCTGTACAAATGTGAGAAGGCGGCTGAGGGTGATGTTTTAGTTGGGCCTTCGTAGAGGGTTAGCTAGGATTGTTCTTGGTAGAAGGAGATTTAGGGAAATAGGACCACAGGAGCAAAGGCTGGAAGGGAGGACTGGGTCTGGGATATAGACTAGGGAGACTGAAAGGTAGTTGGCAGCCAGGCCGTGCGAGGCTCTGCCAGGCTGGGGATGGAGTGGCAGGCCTCGCCCAAGGTCACTGAGTAAAGGGGAGCAAGCACAGGTATGTGTTCTCCGTGGCAGCTGGCAGCACAGAAGATGCTGGCAGATCCGGAGAGGAGAGAGTCCTGCAGGGGTGAGTGACAGAGAGGGCCTGGCCTGCCTCCCGGCACAGAGTGTCCAGGAGGCACTGAGAGGAGGTACCCAGAAGCCCAGGGCTCTGGCCTTATTTGGTGCGGGTAGTGAGGGACGCACCTAAGAGCATTCGGAAGGTGTGTGGATGCGGGGGCAGAGATTCGGAGCAGGGAAGAGCAGAGCTGCTTACTCTTGGCCTGGGGGGAATTTGAGGGCTGCTAGGAAggtgcaagaggagaagggggcgggagaggatgagatggttgaatagcatcaccaactcaacggacatgaacctgggtaaactctgggagatggtgagggacagggaggcctggcatgctccagtccacagggtcacaaagagttggacaaagcttagcaactgaacgacaacaacaggAAGTTACATGAACATGTCTGCCCTCATtggggagatctgggtttgagaCACCACATCTGTATTCCTGGGGACGGTTGAAGCCACAGGGGGCTGAGGAAGGAGGTGAAGTGGAGGTGACCAGGAAGTGGGTGGAGGGGAAGAGATGAGAGCTCTGCCAGGAGACTTGGGAAGCACCCCCGTATGCAGATCTGCACCGAGGCAGTCCTCATGGTGGTTGAGAGCCCCAGCGCCCTGACTATGAAGCCGTGCCTTCGTATgaaatctctctgagcctcggtttccccatATCTACAATGGGCACGATAATAATGACGTCTACCTGTGAGACAGGTGGGGCTGGAGCTAGTTCACACACTAGGAACagagcctgacacacagtaagaGCTGCATAGACGTATTTCCTACCATTCCCATTGCCATCACTGTCACATTTTGGGGGGCCAGGCTGCTCGTAATTGAAGTTTGCCACCTTTTCAAGGGGAGTGTCACACAGCCTCCAGGATTAGGCGGTCTGTATTTGTAGAAGTTTAGAGATAGTGGTTGGAGGTGTCACCTGAGATTCTTAGCAGAGATAGTCCTTCCCCTGCTGGGTTCCAGGCCTGACACATCCGCCCAGGCCCAGGGCTCAGGACTTCGCCTCCGTTCCAGTGCCCTTGGCCCTTGCCACCAGACACACTTCTCTGCTACCTTCTGGGGACCAGCTCTGGGCTGGCAGCTCTGGGACACAGGCCCTGCTTTCCTCGCCAGAAAAGGCACCCGGATTGCAGTGCAGGGATGTCTGGCTTGGGTGCAGCTGTCTGTGCTCATGGACCAAGCCAGGGACCCAGAGATGGACTCTTGCGTCAGATCGGAGCAGCTCTCCGTCCAGCCCAGGGTCGAAGGAGACCTTCACCCATCGTGAGGCCTGGAAGAACCCTCCCCTGCTTGCCCCCCTCCCCTCGCCCCGCTgagtcttcccccaccccctcagcaGTCTCTGCCCTCCACGACCTCTGCATCCTCCCACCCGCCGACCCCTGCAGACCCTCCGGGCCCTCGGTGCGTGCCCTCAGACTCGGAGAAACCCGGGTTCAGCCACCGAACGTCCTTGTGTCTGCTGCTTTCTTTTTGCGCACCTCAAGTCCCCGGGCCCCTGGCTCCTGCACCTCGGCCCCATTCCACTTAACCTggggcggtgtgtgtgtgtgtgtgtgtgtgtgtgtgtgtgtgtggcagcgGGGATAAGAGCGCTCTGCACCCACTTTCCTCCCAGCCCTCCCAGCCTCCAACGGTCTTGCTGCCAGCTCACTCATCATCAGACCAGACCAGCGCCCTCTGCTGTCCCCGCCCCCAGGTCTCAAATTCGCACGTGGGTCTCCTGTGGAAGGGGCCACGGGTGCCCCTTCGCCCTTCGCGCGCTGTCCGACCCAACACAGTGCCCTGAGTTCCCAGGTGGACCCCTCCTGCCTTCTCCCAATCTGAGCAGCCCGCTCTGTCCTAACGCTGCCCGGACCCGGTCGGGCCCCACCAGCTCTGGACCCCGTCAGTGCGCCCCCTATCGCCTTCACCCCGAGATTTGGATGCGTGCGCCACGAAACTCTCCAGACAGGGAGGGTCCCGATCTGGAGAGTCTAGCCCTCTCGCCCCGAACCCTGGGCTCATGGCGCCGCGCTGCGCATCTCTCTCGCCCGAGCCGGGGTCTTTGCATTGGGGTCCATCCAGCCCAGGACGCTGGTCTCCACCCTGCAACGCGCGCCCACAGTCGTCCGCGCGTCCGTGCCTTCCACTTTATTTCGGAGAAGTGCTCCCGGCGGTGCCCTGATCGGAGCCGGGCCGTGCCCTTTCGCCCGTGCCCTTGCGCTCCGCTAAGCCAGAGCCCCCGCTCCCGGGCCGCCCAGACGCTCCCCTCACCCGGATCAGCGAATCCAGCGCCGGGCCATCCAAACACGTGAAGTTCCGCAGCAGCGCCCACTTGTCGCGCTGGAATCTCTTGCTGGAATCGTGCGCCGCGGGGCTCTCCAGCAACCAAAACACGCAGGTGCCCAGGACCAGGTAAGTCAGGTAGGCGAGCAGCAGGAGCAATGTGCTCGGCACCGGCACCGCGCAGCCCGGGACCCCGCGCTCGCTCGCATCCCAGGCTCTCCCTCCGCACTTAGCGGGAGAGGCGGAGTGGCGGGAGTCGGGAGCCATGGACCCGGACCGAGGCGCAGAGGAAGGGCTAGGGAGGAGCTCGGCTGGTCTCTTCTCTGGCCAACGCGCGCCTCTGCCCCGTTTTCTCAGCAGAGGAGGTGTGTGCTGCGGAATGGGACAGCTCTGCCCCACCCCGCACTGGGATCCAATCCCGGGACAAAAAGAGGGTAAGCTGTGGGCATCTGGCCCCGCCTCGAATGCGTGTGGCGTGCCCACCCCCCAGGCACGCCTAGctcagggagaaggggagggccgCTGGTGACCGCAGGCGCTGGGAAAGACCTGCCCAGGGCCTCCCCGAGTGCTGTCTGTAGCAAACGGTGGGAGGAACTCTTGCAGACCGcactcagggggaggagaaagcGGCAGGCAAGTTTATTTCCCTGAGGCCCTGGGATCATCACCAAGGGCCCGCTGCCTGTCAAGCCCTCTCTGGATCTCTCCCATCACCATCCTTGCCTTATATACCCAAGGATTTGAGATCCCAGCAATCTATCGCCAATTGCTCGTGAACTTGGGAGGCAAGAGGAGTCTCTGCCAGTGGGCTTGTCCATTCCCTGCTTCTGAAGATGCCCCCttccccattccctcctccacccGGGATGGAGGAAGGATTCAATATAAAGAGTCCTGGGGGTTCCCAGTTTCTCAGGCTTCTCCTCCATGCCAGCAAGTCCTGGGTGTAGCCCGGGTCTCTTGCTGCTGTAGATCCTTCCCTGGGTGTCCCACCCAGAGCCTCCTCGGCTTCTCGGTCTAACCTCAGTCCTGTCCAGAGGTCCCCAGTCTGTCTTGCTGAGAGAGGTTTGCAGTCCTTGGTGAGTTTGGGCCTTTTGtaatgtgcgtgtgtgctaattcacttcagtcgtgtccaactctttgtggccctatggactgtatgtagcctgccaggctccactgtccctggaattctccaggcaagactactggagtgggttgccatgtcctcctccaggggatcttcctgacccagggactgaatccatgtctcttaacatctacctgcagtggcaggtgggttcttcaccactactgcgcccaccagggaagcccctggcttgGGACGGACTGGTATaaatctcttctccttctggccaGAGGTGTCACAGTCGGGCAGGAGAGAGGCCAGGCTGCATGAGGTATTCCCAGAGGAGGCTGGGCCTCCTCACAGCTCGTTTCCTGGAAATCTCCTGGGATCAGCTGGGCTGGTGTTTTCCCAGGGAGGGTTTGGAAGGGCTTGTAAGAGCCCAGAAGGGGTAATGAGATCAAAGGGTGCCATGAGGCAGTCAAGGGAGGCCATACTCAGGAAAGTGGGCGGGACGCCCAGGAGTGCTGAAGCCTTGTTCACGGACAGCTCTAGACCTCTAGGCAAGGGGAACTGGCAGACCTAGAGGCAGccagcccacccctctagctGGAGCTTCCTGAAGGCAGGCATCCTCTTTGCATGATGATGGCTCCAGAGTCCCTGCCTGGGCCAGTGGGTCCCATGGGTGTGCGTCATATCCTGGTCTGCCCGTGCCATGAGGTTTTGGTTGCCTCTCTGCTTGTCTAGTCCTTCCACCTGGGGGGCAGGAGCGTCACTGCTGCTGCCCTGGAGCCTGGCCCGGCGCCTGACACACACTGGGGGCCTGATGATGCCTCACACACGTATCAAATGAGGCACAGATACAGCCTCAGATACAGCCTTTGTTTGCTGTCCTGTATGAGATCTtctggggtagggggtgggggcagttcaGGAAGTGCGATGGAGATTTGGTCATAATGATCCATGTCTGGATTCAACTTTTTtgggtcattttaatttttttaattttttggccatgctgcacagcatgtgggatcttggttccccaaccagggatcaaacccacacccatTGGAAGAGTGGagccttaaccgctggaccaccagggacgtccccgcAGGTGGAGGGGCTTGGGAATCACAGCACACATCCGTCTCCCGTTCTGTCTCCTTTCTGTCACTTTCTTGAGCCCTcctgtctcctttctctctctggagAGCTCCTGAGACCAGTTCTGGCTGGGAAGTGAGTGGGCTGGCTGAGGAGGAGGTGTGGCAGGAAATCCAGGGGGCCTCTGGGGTGGACAAAGGATGCTGTGAGGGGCTTCTGCGGCCACGGTTTGGGGGCAGGGCTCATGCAGAGATGGGAATCTTCTGAGGTCTAGGGAGCCCACTGGTCTCGGGGGCTCCCCCTTCCTTGAGACCAAGGCCTCTGCCGAGCAGCCAGAGCTGGG
It encodes the following:
- the KCNK17 gene encoding potassium channel subfamily K member 17, with the protein product MAPDSRHSASPAKCGGRAWDASERGVPGCAVPVPSTLLLLLAYLTYLVLGTCVFWLLESPAAHDSSKRFQRDKWALLRNFTCLDGPALDSLIRGIIEAYKNGDIVLGNTTSMGRWEFVGSFFFSVSTITTIGYGNLSPRTMAARLFCIFFALVGIPLNLMVLNRLGHCLQQGVHRCAHRLGGAWKDPAKARWLAGSSALLSGLLLFLLLPPLLFNHMEGWTYVEGFYFSFITLSTVGFGDYVIGMNPSRNYPLWYQNTVSLWILFGMAWLALIIKLILSLLEAPRESYSCYPQSSEGNFKPRSWRQALDEEAGPHSPQPSCSPEGQHPEPSTQVSCCRKDS